The following proteins come from a genomic window of Paenibacillus spongiae:
- a CDS encoding enolase C-terminal domain-like protein: MTTIKRVRIIRTRQDNSWTIVKVETDQPGLYGIGSANDYFNPSAVIAVIEELLGPTLIGRDAGAIEDIWQSMYQSGYWRNGSALMTAIGAIDMALWDIKGKEAGMPVYRLLGGPCRSAVPCYAHASGRDIAELSEEIVRYQEEGYPVVRCQLGAYGGGGFLPSERAKRPTNAWPAAAVFDEEAYLEAIPNMFEQLRVRFGSEAKFTHDVHEHLSSQGAVILSKRLEPYRLFFLEDVLPPEQIAWFRSIRQQCTTPQAMGELFTSPHEWLPLIQERLIDFIRVRVSKGGGITACRKIAALAEPYGVRTAWQEGGDNDPVNQAAAMHLDMAIWNFGIQEENTFRPEELEAFPGHAVLSDGHLYANERPGLGVDIDEEKAAKLVNPELRTRFYHKPYPIDRKADGTIVRP, from the coding sequence ATGACGACCATCAAACGGGTGCGTATCATCCGCACCCGCCAAGATAACAGCTGGACGATCGTTAAGGTGGAGACCGACCAGCCCGGGCTGTACGGAATCGGCTCGGCGAACGACTACTTCAATCCCAGCGCGGTTATTGCCGTTATCGAGGAGCTGCTCGGACCTACGCTGATCGGACGCGACGCGGGCGCGATCGAAGATATTTGGCAGTCGATGTACCAGAGCGGGTATTGGCGCAACGGTTCAGCGCTGATGACGGCCATCGGCGCCATCGACATGGCGCTCTGGGATATTAAGGGCAAGGAAGCGGGAATGCCGGTTTACCGGCTGCTTGGCGGACCTTGCCGCTCGGCCGTGCCATGCTATGCTCACGCAAGCGGCAGGGATATTGCCGAGCTCTCGGAGGAAATCGTACGCTATCAGGAGGAAGGGTATCCCGTCGTCCGCTGCCAGCTGGGCGCATACGGCGGAGGCGGTTTCCTTCCTTCCGAGCGGGCGAAGCGGCCGACGAACGCTTGGCCGGCAGCTGCGGTCTTCGATGAGGAAGCTTACCTGGAAGCCATTCCGAATATGTTCGAGCAGCTGCGCGTCCGCTTTGGGTCGGAAGCGAAATTCACGCATGACGTTCACGAGCATTTGAGCTCGCAAGGGGCGGTTATTCTATCGAAGCGTCTGGAGCCGTACCGGCTGTTCTTTCTTGAAGACGTGCTCCCGCCGGAGCAGATCGCGTGGTTCCGTTCCATCCGCCAGCAGTGTACGACTCCGCAGGCGATGGGGGAATTGTTCACCAGTCCGCATGAATGGCTGCCGCTCATTCAGGAACGGCTGATCGACTTCATCCGCGTCCGGGTTTCCAAGGGCGGAGGCATAACGGCGTGCCGGAAAATTGCCGCTCTTGCCGAGCCTTACGGCGTTCGCACCGCATGGCAGGAGGGAGGCGACAACGACCCGGTTAATCAGGCGGCGGCGATGCATCTGGATATGGCCATCTGGAATTTCGGCATTCAGGAAGAGAATACGTTCCGTCCGGAGGAATTGGAAGCTTTCCCCGGCCATGCGGTCTTATCGGACGGCCATCTCTACGCGAATGAGCGTCCGGGACTGGGCGTCGACATCGACGAGGAGAAAGCGGCAAAGCTCGTGAATCCGGAGCTTCGGACGCGCTTCTATCACAAGCCGTATCCGATTGACCGCAAGGCGGACGGAACGATCGTCCGCCCTTGA
- a CDS encoding carbohydrate ABC transporter permease: MVEQTASAEQLNEKDVLTGTNKLDANPWWAQAIIYIILIGSGLVTLLPMVNVWAISLSEAHEVFKDPMMLWPKSFTLESYKYIFNTQVLLKSFGITVFVTVVGTFLNLLFTSTGAYGLSKTHVPGHKIMLWLIIIPMLFGAGLIPMYILLKNLGLLNNIWVLILPKLVASFNLILMRNFFWSIPESLEESARIDGASEFRVLWSVILPLSKPVIATVGLFYAVGHWNDYFSGLFFINDNSKWPLQMVLRSIVIDFNMLNMGTQNTNTLNDASKLVVQPENIKAATIIFAIVPILIVYPFLQKYFVKGIMLGSVKG, encoded by the coding sequence ATGGTAGAACAGACTGCAAGCGCGGAACAGTTGAACGAGAAAGATGTGCTGACGGGTACGAATAAGCTGGATGCCAACCCGTGGTGGGCGCAAGCGATCATCTATATCATCCTGATCGGCTCCGGCCTCGTCACCTTGCTGCCGATGGTGAATGTATGGGCGATCTCGCTTAGCGAGGCACACGAGGTTTTCAAGGATCCGATGATGCTGTGGCCGAAGTCGTTTACGCTGGAATCGTACAAGTACATTTTTAACACGCAGGTTTTGTTGAAATCGTTCGGCATTACGGTATTCGTTACGGTAGTCGGCACCTTCCTCAATCTGTTGTTTACTTCAACGGGCGCTTACGGATTATCGAAGACGCATGTTCCGGGCCACAAGATCATGCTGTGGTTGATCATTATCCCGATGCTGTTCGGCGCAGGTCTGATTCCGATGTATATCCTGCTGAAGAATCTCGGCTTGCTGAACAACATTTGGGTGCTGATCCTGCCGAAGCTGGTCGCGTCGTTCAATCTGATCTTAATGCGGAACTTCTTCTGGAGCATACCGGAGAGCTTGGAGGAATCGGCGCGGATCGACGGCGCATCCGAATTCCGCGTACTGTGGAGCGTCATTCTTCCCTTGTCCAAGCCCGTTATCGCTACGGTCGGATTGTTCTACGCCGTCGGTCATTGGAATGATTATTTCTCGGGACTGTTCTTTATTAACGATAACAGCAAGTGGCCGCTGCAGATGGTCCTGCGTTCGATCGTGATCGATTTCAATATGTTGAATATGGGCACGCAGAACACGAATACATTGAATGATGCGAGCAAATTAGTCGTTCAGCCCGAGAATATCAAGGCGGCGACCATCATTTTCGCGATCGTGCCCATTCTGATCGTGTATCCGTTTCTTCAGAAATATTTTGTAAAAGGCATCATGCTTGGCTCTGTTAAAGGTTAA
- a CDS encoding NAD-dependent epimerase/dehydratase family protein gives MKRIAVTGGSGKLGLYVIDELLRHGYEVTVIDSKAPEGRKCKYVHAQLTDAGEAYGALKGTDAVIHLAAVPGLGLYTHGRIYFNNVMSTYNILEAAEALGMRKTVIGSSESSYGFYWATHPFVPDYFPVDEAHPQKPQETYGLSKVLNESTAAMFYRNSGLQVVPLRFSTIISEREWPDLTRAMKSNPALFKRNLYSHVDVRDASAACRLALETDGLSPEGMNITSSVTLSDVETPELIASYFPEVTDIREELSGFTALVSNRRAREALCWEPVYTWQNY, from the coding sequence ATGAAGCGTATCGCGGTGACGGGCGGCAGCGGGAAGCTTGGCTTGTACGTCATAGACGAGCTGCTGCGGCACGGTTATGAAGTAACGGTTATTGACAGCAAAGCGCCGGAAGGTCGAAAGTGCAAGTATGTCCATGCACAGCTGACCGATGCCGGGGAAGCTTACGGAGCGCTGAAGGGGACGGATGCCGTAATCCATCTGGCGGCCGTACCCGGGCTCGGTCTTTACACGCATGGGCGAATCTATTTCAATAATGTCATGTCGACTTACAACATTCTGGAAGCGGCCGAAGCGCTCGGCATGCGCAAGACGGTTATCGGTTCGAGCGAATCGTCATATGGATTCTATTGGGCAACGCATCCGTTCGTACCCGATTATTTCCCGGTTGACGAAGCGCATCCGCAGAAGCCGCAGGAAACGTACGGCTTATCAAAGGTTCTCAATGAGTCGACGGCTGCCATGTTCTACCGGAATTCGGGCTTGCAGGTCGTGCCGCTGCGCTTCTCGACGATCATCTCGGAACGAGAATGGCCGGATTTGACCCGCGCCATGAAGTCCAATCCGGCTTTATTCAAGCGAAATTTATACAGCCATGTGGATGTTCGCGATGCGTCTGCTGCTTGCCGGCTGGCGCTCGAAACGGACGGATTGAGTCCTGAGGGGATGAATATCACCTCCAGCGTGACGCTATCCGATGTGGAGACGCCGGAGCTGATTGCGAGCTATTTCCCGGAAGTGACCGACATACGGGAAGAGCTCTCCGGGTTCACAGCACTTGTCAGTAACCGGCGTGCGCGGGAAGCGCTCTGCTGGGAGCCGGTTTACACCTGGCAGAACTATTAA
- a CDS encoding extracellular solute-binding protein, producing MYKGMKSRVWKGGLLSLVAVMLLTAVIGCSSNGNNKGGTDEGGTGDGKGQSGPFSFSYVRPTWGPSTYTKGGAYEKELFKRANVNINIRIIPVVDYDATIKTTAASGDMPDVIWGWGPVDAFWKELQDEGAFVKINDYLDQYPAVKSAVPDGIWDKMADDKGDIYFIPNLIYPVVPFFITYRADIFEKLNIAEPTTIREFEDALQKIKDSGLGIVPLTHGNTVPFWAGKDIGTSFGTTSGWAPSKEDPSKIVPPEMQEEHLNFKFWLQDLKKRGLFDEEAGVNPDASFGETKFKAGRAAVMLGGGLNQITELRKSEPNASIKIMSPLTGLNGEKGGTRVVFPQDRGFYINVKAKDKVDQIFQFLNWSLTEGTEFRRYGIEGKTFTIDPEGRKVPIPDADREADYKAAQIEPLRFLDPMSEKLDWEAKELEFIGIGIADQFEYYKSMFEKYAATPYNDYKDPTVTSPTNAEIGPQIWEDYMAKVDGSILTDFKLTKEVYKQARQKWLDAGGQKIIDEVNELQSDKSEPNYVE from the coding sequence ATGTACAAAGGGATGAAGAGTCGGGTTTGGAAAGGTGGATTATTGTCATTAGTAGCGGTCATGCTGCTTACGGCGGTAATCGGTTGTTCGTCGAACGGCAATAACAAAGGAGGGACAGACGAAGGCGGCACAGGCGATGGAAAAGGCCAATCGGGGCCGTTCAGCTTCAGCTATGTCAGACCGACCTGGGGACCTTCGACGTATACGAAGGGAGGCGCGTACGAGAAGGAATTGTTCAAGCGGGCTAATGTCAATATCAATATCCGGATCATTCCTGTCGTTGATTACGATGCTACGATCAAGACAACGGCCGCTTCCGGCGACATGCCGGATGTCATCTGGGGCTGGGGTCCGGTAGACGCCTTCTGGAAGGAGCTTCAGGACGAGGGCGCCTTCGTCAAGATCAATGATTATCTGGATCAGTATCCGGCTGTGAAGAGTGCGGTTCCAGACGGTATCTGGGACAAGATGGCCGACGATAAAGGCGACATCTATTTCATTCCCAACTTGATCTATCCGGTAGTGCCGTTCTTCATCACCTACCGCGCCGATATATTCGAGAAATTGAATATTGCGGAACCGACGACCATCCGGGAGTTCGAGGATGCGCTGCAGAAGATTAAGGACAGCGGGCTTGGCATCGTGCCGCTGACCCACGGCAACACCGTTCCGTTCTGGGCCGGGAAAGATATCGGAACCTCGTTCGGCACGACGAGCGGATGGGCGCCGTCCAAGGAGGATCCAAGCAAGATCGTTCCGCCGGAAATGCAGGAGGAGCACCTGAACTTTAAATTTTGGCTGCAGGACTTGAAGAAGCGGGGCTTGTTCGACGAGGAAGCGGGCGTCAATCCCGACGCGTCGTTCGGCGAGACCAAATTCAAAGCCGGCCGGGCGGCCGTTATGCTGGGCGGAGGCTTGAATCAAATTACGGAACTGCGGAAGTCCGAGCCGAACGCATCGATCAAGATTATGTCTCCGCTGACCGGCCTTAACGGCGAGAAGGGCGGAACAAGGGTGGTCTTCCCGCAGGATAGAGGCTTCTATATTAATGTCAAGGCAAAGGATAAGGTTGATCAGATCTTCCAATTCCTGAACTGGTCCTTGACCGAGGGAACCGAGTTTAGAAGATACGGTATTGAAGGAAAGACGTTCACCATCGACCCGGAAGGCAGAAAGGTTCCGATTCCCGATGCCGACCGCGAGGCGGATTATAAGGCTGCTCAGATCGAGCCTTTGAGGTTTCTGGATCCGATGAGCGAGAAATTGGATTGGGAAGCCAAGGAACTGGAGTTCATCGGAATCGGTATCGCGGATCAATTCGAATATTATAAGAGCATGTTCGAGAAATATGCGGCCACGCCTTATAACGATTACAAAGATCCGACCGTAACATCGCCGACCAATGCGGAGATCGGGCCGCAAATTTGGGAGGATTATATGGCGAAGGTGGACGGCAGTATTTTGACCGATTTCAAATTGACTAAAGAAGTCTATAAGCAAGCGCGTCAAAAGTGGCTGGATGCCGGCGGACAAAAAATCATCGATGAAGTCAACGAGCTTCAATCCGATAAATCCGAACCCAATTACGTCGAATAA
- a CDS encoding phytanoyl-CoA dioxygenase family protein — translation MLKITEYQTAKEEILEHYKAFGYAVIPDALSQEELSYLNQLVESEMESDPESWHKPMEGATGNGSLLMKHPLEIDKFIRHRTMFPLIQEVLLGEARFAQFDFRDITMERASNSQMGFHRDISWYGTVGGKIWDPENPYLSTYTCAIYYLKDVHDCCPAFCLVPSSHEYGSLDEAKEKMGDAYQEIPIRGKAGTAILYNITTFHTRKGGVEGCSHGRRTMHNYHSRESSAPLTNWATVPEELALSDDKETRLFYSQWTPNQIKFARDNYKKPLPTYYPYHMIK, via the coding sequence ATGTTGAAGATTACGGAGTATCAAACGGCGAAGGAAGAGATTTTGGAGCATTATAAGGCATTTGGTTATGCCGTCATTCCGGATGCATTATCGCAAGAAGAATTGTCTTATTTGAATCAATTGGTCGAGAGCGAAATGGAATCCGATCCGGAGAGCTGGCATAAGCCGATGGAAGGCGCGACCGGCAACGGGAGCCTGCTCATGAAGCACCCGTTGGAGATTGATAAGTTTATCCGTCATCGCACGATGTTCCCCTTGATTCAGGAGGTGCTTCTTGGAGAAGCGCGCTTCGCCCAATTCGATTTCCGGGATATTACGATGGAGCGGGCCAGCAACAGTCAGATGGGCTTTCATCGCGATATCAGCTGGTACGGCACGGTGGGCGGCAAGATTTGGGATCCGGAAAATCCATACCTCAGCACTTATACATGCGCGATCTATTATTTGAAGGATGTCCACGATTGCTGTCCGGCCTTCTGCCTCGTCCCAAGCAGCCACGAATACGGCTCGCTGGATGAAGCGAAGGAGAAGATGGGCGACGCTTATCAGGAGATCCCGATCCGGGGCAAAGCGGGAACCGCCATTCTGTACAACATTACGACCTTCCATACGCGGAAGGGCGGCGTGGAGGGCTGCTCGCACGGCAGACGCACGATGCATAATTATCATTCGCGGGAGTCGAGCGCGCCATTGACCAACTGGGCGACCGTGCCGGAGGAGCTGGCGCTCAGCGACGACAAGGAAACCCGTCTATTCTATTCGCAATGGACGCCGAATCAGATCAAATTCGCGCGCGACAATTACAAGAAGCCGCTCCCGACCTATTATCCCTACCATATGATCAAATAA
- a CDS encoding alpha/beta hydrolase yields the protein MLGSAITISMLALAGIGYKLSGFVIHIRTYKDEEIYKFETNGGTIVQADIERMAKEEVSIESPFGYRLRGWFFPAEQDQGKLVVLVHGVTSSLVGSLKYMDIFRRRGFHVLAYDHRRHGLSGGPSTTYGYYEKHDLKACIDWALERYGPDCKIGVLGESMGAATALQHAAIDRRAAFYIVDCPYSDLTAQLKYRLKKDFHMPPVPLMQLAGLFVWMRTGMKFKQVSPIRDVSGVDTPILFIHGDADDYIPMEMTLQLHEAKPGFKRLYLMPGADHAQSLRTNREEYDRVVGEFLAELGLAEPVESTGVAATGEAEGKNRNRLEVPAYLCADELTASSEAQLQN from the coding sequence ATGCTGGGTTCGGCAATCACGATATCCATGCTGGCGTTGGCGGGAATAGGGTACAAGCTGTCCGGGTTCGTCATTCATATTCGAACCTATAAGGATGAGGAGATCTACAAATTCGAGACAAACGGGGGAACGATTGTTCAAGCAGACATTGAGCGGATGGCGAAGGAAGAGGTGAGCATTGAATCGCCGTTCGGATACCGGCTGCGCGGCTGGTTCTTCCCCGCCGAACAGGATCAAGGCAAGCTCGTCGTGCTGGTGCACGGCGTCACTTCTTCACTGGTAGGGTCGCTGAAATATATGGATATATTCCGCCGCAGAGGCTTCCATGTGCTCGCTTACGACCACCGCCGGCACGGTCTCAGCGGCGGCCCTTCGACAACATACGGCTACTATGAGAAGCATGATCTCAAAGCATGCATCGATTGGGCGCTTGAACGATACGGTCCGGACTGTAAAATCGGGGTGCTCGGGGAATCTATGGGCGCCGCAACGGCGCTGCAGCATGCGGCCATCGACCGGCGGGCGGCCTTCTATATTGTAGATTGCCCTTATTCCGACTTAACCGCCCAGCTCAAATACCGGTTGAAAAAAGATTTTCACATGCCTCCCGTTCCGCTGATGCAGCTTGCCGGATTATTCGTCTGGATGCGAACCGGAATGAAATTCAAGCAGGTCTCCCCGATCCGGGATGTGTCGGGGGTCGATACTCCTATTCTGTTTATCCACGGAGATGCGGACGACTATATACCGATGGAGATGACGCTTCAGCTCCATGAGGCGAAGCCGGGCTTCAAGCGGCTGTATCTCATGCCAGGCGCCGACCATGCGCAGTCGCTGCGTACAAACCGGGAGGAGTATGACCGTGTAGTGGGTGAATTCTTGGCGGAGCTTGGTTTGGCGGAACCGGTAGAATCGACCGGCGTCGCAGCCACAGGAGAAGCGGAGGGTAAGAATCGGAACCGGCTGGAGGTACCGGCTTATCTCTGTGCGGACGAATTGACGGCGAGTTCCGAAGCGCAGCTTCAGAATTAG
- a CDS encoding SMP-30/gluconolactonase/LRE family protein, with translation MAEQAIQYHSAWSGIIADDAAVSKLASGFQFIEGPVWDSQRGLLFFSDIPANRIYCWSPQDGVQPFREPSGNSNGLTLDRHGRLLACEHGNRRVSVTEESGSVRTLVDRFEGKRLNSPNDIVVKSDGRVYFTDPPYGLSHPSEQELPYQGVYRYLPESGAIELLCAERNHPNGLCFSPDERVLYVDDSSSQDVFVYDVADDGIIRNGRLFARLDSSVGAGVPDGLKVDVRGNVYVTGPGGIWVLDSSGTALGVIRIPEVAANLSWGGEDNRTLFITATTSLYKVETINPGIPCGL, from the coding sequence GTGGCGGAGCAGGCAATACAATATCATTCGGCGTGGAGCGGCATTATCGCCGACGACGCCGCGGTAAGCAAGCTCGCGAGCGGGTTTCAGTTTATTGAAGGGCCGGTATGGGATTCGCAGCGGGGACTTCTCTTCTTCAGCGATATTCCCGCCAATCGGATCTACTGCTGGAGTCCGCAAGACGGCGTGCAGCCGTTCCGCGAGCCGAGCGGCAATAGCAACGGCTTGACGCTGGACCGACATGGACGCTTGCTTGCATGCGAGCATGGCAACCGCAGAGTATCCGTGACGGAGGAGAGCGGCTCCGTCCGGACGCTCGTCGACCGGTTCGAAGGGAAGCGGCTGAACAGCCCGAACGATATCGTCGTGAAATCGGATGGCCGGGTTTATTTTACGGATCCGCCTTATGGGTTGTCCCACCCGTCCGAACAGGAGCTGCCCTATCAAGGGGTCTATCGATACCTGCCGGAGAGCGGCGCAATCGAGCTTCTCTGCGCGGAGAGGAATCATCCGAACGGACTTTGCTTCTCGCCGGATGAGCGGGTCCTGTATGTGGACGACTCATCGAGTCAGGACGTGTTTGTTTATGATGTGGCCGATGACGGCATCATACGTAATGGAAGGCTGTTTGCCCGGCTGGATTCTTCCGTCGGAGCCGGCGTTCCTGACGGCTTGAAGGTGGATGTCCGCGGCAATGTTTACGTGACAGGGCCTGGAGGCATCTGGGTGTTGGATTCTTCGGGCACCGCACTAGGCGTTATACGTATTCCGGAAGTTGCAGCCAACCTCAGCTGGGGCGGAGAGGATAATCGCACGCTCTTCATAACGGCGACGACCTCGCTATACAAGGTGGAGACGATAAATCCCGGTATCCCGTGCGGGCTGTAA
- a CDS encoding GntR family transcriptional regulator, producing MIKEDKQPSLYEQIKTYILSEIAQQHWKPHDRIPSEHELTRQFSVSRITVKKAMSDLVENGVIYRLQGKGSYVSPVDKSMIADALPAPSPAKRPIALLLPFINNQFNALLLNGVESVLSEAGYPLLFCNTGNSQEKEERVIRNMVDRDVAGMIIYPVEGESYNREILHLTLDSFPLVVMDRYLRGIDTNFVCSDNVKGAQEAVDYLISLGHRNIGFVSTTVTGTSSIEDRLLGYEKSLAEHQIPIDHRYRLVHLDIEVPKTEEIRSFLTRNPGLTAIFAINPGFGLEILKVAEEMNIRVPQDLSLIFFDDFELSEFHYVRPTCVSQEELKLGQEAARLLLSIMMDPKQEKRKLFLPPALIVRDSTAPPPPQKQSR from the coding sequence ATGATAAAAGAAGATAAGCAGCCCTCGTTGTATGAACAAATAAAGACCTACATACTCTCGGAAATTGCACAACAGCATTGGAAGCCCCATGACAGAATCCCCTCTGAGCATGAGCTTACCCGGCAATTTTCGGTAAGCCGGATCACGGTCAAGAAAGCGATGAGCGATCTGGTCGAGAATGGCGTCATCTATCGTTTGCAAGGCAAAGGCTCCTATGTATCGCCCGTGGATAAGAGCATGATCGCCGATGCACTCCCCGCCCCTTCCCCCGCTAAACGTCCTATCGCGCTGCTTCTTCCCTTTATTAATAATCAGTTCAACGCTTTATTGTTAAACGGTGTCGAAAGTGTCCTCTCGGAAGCCGGCTATCCGCTTCTGTTCTGCAATACCGGTAATTCGCAGGAGAAGGAAGAACGGGTCATCCGGAATATGGTTGATCGGGATGTAGCGGGGATGATCATCTATCCGGTCGAAGGGGAATCGTACAACCGGGAAATTCTGCATCTGACGCTGGATTCGTTCCCGCTTGTTGTCATGGACCGTTATTTGCGCGGCATCGATACGAATTTCGTATGCTCGGACAATGTGAAAGGCGCTCAGGAAGCGGTCGATTACCTCATCTCGCTCGGCCACCGCAACATCGGCTTTGTATCGACGACGGTCACAGGGACGAGCAGTATCGAGGACCGCTTGCTTGGTTATGAGAAATCGCTTGCCGAGCATCAGATTCCGATCGATCACCGGTATCGACTCGTCCATCTGGATATCGAGGTGCCCAAGACGGAAGAAATACGTTCCTTCTTAACGAGAAATCCCGGATTAACGGCGATATTCGCCATTAATCCGGGATTCGGGCTTGAAATATTAAAGGTCGCCGAGGAGATGAACATTCGAGTTCCTCAAGACCTGTCGCTGATCTTCTTTGATGATTTCGAGCTGTCTGAGTTCCATTATGTGAGGCCTACTTGCGTGAGCCAGGAAGAATTAAAGCTCGGCCAAGAAGCGGCAAGGCTGCTCCTCTCCATCATGATGGATCCGAAGCAGGAGAAGCGCAAGCTGTTTCTGCCTCCGGCATTAATTGTCCGGGACTCCACCGCCCCGCCGCCGCCGCAGAAACAATCCCGATGA
- a CDS encoding ABC transporter permease, producing the protein MSAKSVQAPPGMSGQSIGKKRVKLRTRIWKSRYIYILVLPTIIYFAIFTYAPFYGITIAFKDFKIMSGIMDSPWVGFKHFEAMFTSEKFPDLLKNTIIISMYRLIFGFPVPILFALLLNEVRSFWFKRSIQTITYFPHFLSWVVFAGIIYNFIGPSGIINLLLSNAGFEKINMTTNEDLFRTIIVVTAILKEFGWGAIIYLAALAGIDSQLYEAAKIDGAGKLRQIWHVTLPGIRPIIALLFCLQLAGVLDAGFEQIFMFLNPAVYDVGDIIDTYVYRLGILQSQFEMATAVGLFKGIIGMILIITANTIIRRMGEKSLW; encoded by the coding sequence ATGAGTGCAAAGTCCGTCCAAGCTCCGCCCGGTATGTCCGGGCAATCGATCGGCAAGAAGCGAGTAAAGCTTCGCACGCGGATTTGGAAATCGCGATATATCTACATTCTGGTTCTGCCGACGATTATCTATTTCGCGATCTTTACGTATGCCCCTTTCTATGGAATCACGATTGCTTTCAAAGATTTCAAGATTATGTCCGGCATCATGGACAGCCCTTGGGTAGGGTTCAAGCACTTCGAGGCGATGTTTACATCGGAGAAGTTTCCGGATTTGCTGAAGAACACGATCATCATTAGCATGTACCGCCTTATATTCGGCTTCCCGGTACCCATTCTGTTCGCATTGCTCTTGAATGAAGTGAGGAGCTTCTGGTTCAAGCGTTCGATTCAGACGATCACCTATTTCCCTCACTTCCTGTCCTGGGTCGTCTTTGCCGGTATCATCTACAACTTCATCGGCCCGAGCGGCATTATCAACTTGCTGCTGTCCAATGCGGGCTTCGAGAAAATCAACATGACGACCAATGAAGATTTATTCCGGACGATCATCGTGGTGACGGCTATTCTGAAGGAATTCGGCTGGGGGGCCATCATCTATCTGGCCGCCTTGGCGGGCATCGATTCGCAGCTGTACGAAGCGGCGAAGATCGATGGAGCCGGGAAGCTAAGACAGATCTGGCACGTTACGCTGCCGGGCATCCGGCCGATTATCGCGCTTCTCTTCTGCTTGCAGCTGGCTGGCGTGCTGGATGCCGGCTTCGAGCAAATCTTTATGTTCCTGAATCCGGCGGTCTACGATGTCGGCGACATTATCGATACGTATGTCTATCGGCTGGGTATTCTGCAATCCCAGTTCGAGATGGCCACTGCCGTCGGCCTGTTTAAAGGCATCATCGGGATGATCCTCATCATTACGGCGAACACGATCATTCGCAGGATGGGGGAGAAATCGCTATGGTAG